In Planctomycetota bacterium, one DNA window encodes the following:
- a CDS encoding PAS domain S-box protein, whose amino-acid sequence MSFAVLPAGCAVMKEPTNDRTTPLQDARLDDDDQLRDLLDNASDLIQSVAPDGRFLYVNQTWLDTMGYRREELADMTVMDIVHPDSLLHCQEVFARLMTGEKLGRVRAAFVTSRGRRIEVEGAVNCRFENGRPVATRGIFRDICDKVEREKELQESLQRFEMVTKLAPIGIWLTDTEGHTVFANDRLLAYAGLSGRDIRPDEWLAVIHPEDREELVAKWREAMRSGGPFAAEYRFRTAAGVERDMTSVGRPLRDEHGRLTGYLGITADATERKDSERKLNESARFLKSALDALTANIAILDEQGVILEVNESWRRFADENHLLMPRHARGVNYLDVCDAAAAKGSADARDVAEGIRMVIDGKLDQYARQYECHAPKEKRWFVARVTRFVGVGPVRVVVAHENVTARREAERALQRSEKLFRDLFEYSPDAIFVEDMQGRVLDVNPAACTLHHMARKDLMGLHVEQLVPEHRRAEVRLGFEMLTRGELQQVEGESLRADGTTVPVEIRASRIDYAGHPAMLMHVRDITELKRARDELEQRVIERTAELVESNRRLRDEMVERERAEERAVELHAQLAHVNRLGMMGEMAAGLAHELNQPLWAIINYVRGSLRLLDAPDTPPQRIKGAMHKVAQQAERAGQIIHNLREFVAKGVPQRAPTNVNELVNEMVQLLAVEIRRGGVRIHRELQTDLPNAYADPVQVQQVLVNLVRNAIEAMHEAASDPRELTIRTTASDAMIHLHVRDTGPGCEVEILDRLFESFFTTKPDGMGMGLAISRSIVEAHGGTLTVVNVEPHGLCFELTLPLYRESQHE is encoded by the coding sequence ATGTCTTTCGCTGTTTTGCCCGCTGGGTGCGCCGTCATGAAAGAACCCACCAACGACCGCACCACGCCGCTGCAAGACGCCCGGCTCGATGATGACGATCAGTTGCGCGACCTGCTCGATAACGCCAGCGACCTGATTCAAAGCGTCGCGCCGGATGGGCGATTCCTGTATGTCAATCAGACCTGGCTGGACACGATGGGCTACCGGCGGGAGGAACTGGCGGACATGACGGTCATGGACATCGTGCACCCGGACAGTCTGCTGCACTGTCAGGAGGTTTTCGCGCGTTTGATGACGGGGGAGAAACTCGGGCGGGTGCGGGCGGCGTTCGTGACGAGCCGGGGGCGGCGCATCGAGGTCGAGGGGGCGGTCAACTGCCGGTTCGAGAACGGCCGCCCCGTCGCCACACGCGGGATCTTCCGTGACATCTGCGACAAGGTCGAGCGGGAGAAGGAGCTTCAGGAAAGTCTTCAGCGATTCGAGATGGTCACCAAGCTCGCGCCGATCGGCATCTGGCTCACCGACACCGAAGGGCACACGGTGTTCGCCAACGATCGCCTGCTGGCATATGCCGGGTTGAGCGGGCGGGACATCCGGCCCGATGAATGGCTGGCGGTGATTCATCCGGAGGACCGGGAGGAATTGGTCGCCAAGTGGCGTGAGGCGATGCGGTCGGGCGGGCCGTTCGCGGCGGAATATCGCTTTCGCACCGCGGCGGGCGTGGAGCGCGACATGACCTCCGTCGGCCGGCCGCTGCGTGATGAGCACGGGCGGTTGACCGGATATCTGGGCATCACCGCCGACGCCACCGAACGCAAGGATTCGGAGCGCAAACTCAACGAGTCAGCCCGTTTCCTCAAATCGGCGCTGGACGCGCTGACGGCGAATATCGCGATTCTCGATGAACAAGGCGTGATTCTTGAAGTGAACGAATCATGGCGGCGATTCGCCGATGAGAATCACCTGCTGATGCCGCGTCATGCCCGGGGCGTGAATTACCTTGACGTGTGCGATGCGGCGGCGGCGAAAGGGTCAGCGGACGCGCGCGATGTGGCCGAAGGCATCCGCATGGTGATCGACGGCAAGCTCGATCAGTATGCTCGTCAGTACGAATGTCACGCCCCGAAGGAAAAGCGGTGGTTCGTCGCGCGTGTGACGCGTTTCGTGGGCGTTGGGCCGGTGCGGGTCGTGGTGGCGCACGAGAATGTGACGGCAAGGCGCGAGGCGGAGCGGGCGCTTCAGCGGAGCGAGAAGCTGTTCCGCGATCTGTTTGAGTATTCGCCGGACGCCATCTTCGTCGAGGATATGCAGGGGCGGGTGCTGGACGTGAATCCCGCGGCATGCACGCTGCATCACATGGCCCGCAAGGACCTGATGGGGCTGCACGTCGAGCAGCTCGTGCCGGAGCACCGGCGGGCGGAGGTGCGCCTGGGGTTCGAGATGCTCACACGCGGGGAATTGCAGCAGGTGGAGGGGGAAAGTCTGCGTGCGGACGGTACGACGGTGCCGGTGGAAATCCGCGCCAGCCGTATCGACTACGCCGGTCATCCCGCCATGCTCATGCACGTGCGCGACATCACGGAGCTGAAGCGCGCCCGCGACGAACTGGAGCAGCGCGTCATCGAGCGCACCGCGGAACTGGTCGAATCCAACCGCCGCCTGCGCGACGAGATGGTCGAGCGCGAACGCGCGGAGGAACGGGCGGTCGAACTGCACGCGCAGCTCGCGCACGTCAACCGACTGGGCATGATGGGCGAAATGGCGGCGGGGCTTGCGCACGAACTGAACCAGCCGTTGTGGGCGATCATCAACTACGTGCGCGGCTCGCTGCGTCTGCTGGACGCGCCCGACACGCCCCCGCAGCGCATCAAGGGCGCGATGCACAAGGTGGCGCAGCAGGCGGAGCGGGCCGGGCAGATCATTCACAACCTGCGAGAGTTCGTCGCCAAGGGCGTCCCGCAGCGGGCGCCGACCAATGTCAACGAACTTGTCAACGAGATGGTGCAGCTCCTGGCGGTCGAAATCCGCCGCGGCGGCGTGCGCATCCACCGCGAGCTTCAGACGGACCTGCCCAATGCCTACGCCGACCCCGTGCAGGTGCAGCAGGTGCTCGTGAACCTCGTGCGCAACGCCATCGAAGCGATGCACGAAGCGGCGTCGGACCCGCGCGAGCTGACGATCCGCACCACGGCCTCGGATGCGATGATTCATCTGCATGTGCGCGACACCGGTCCGGGCTGCGAAGTGGAAATACTTGACCGGCTCTTTGAATCGTTTTTCACCACCAAGCCCGATGGGATGGGCATGGGGCTGGCGATCAGCCGGTCGATTGTGGAAGCGCATGGCGGGACGCTGACGGTTGTCAATGTGGAGCCGCACGGTCTATGCTTTGAACTGACGCTGCCTCTGTACCGGGAGTCACAACATGAGTAA
- a CDS encoding response regulator yields the protein MSKARKRIVEETPKPPQPEGPALDGTVFVVDDDDAVRESIEFLMDSSSLPVKAFASAEEFLKAMEPGWRGCLLLDVRMPGMSGLQLQGVLNERLFKLPVIILTGHADVPMAVRAMQGGAFDFIEKPCREEVLLSRVRAALQKDAADQEEVVSLGDLSSRYQTLSPREQEVMALVVEGHLNKQIGQMLGISMKTIEVHRGRVMKKMEAQSLADLVRMSIRLNGGS from the coding sequence ATGAGTAAGGCACGCAAGCGCATTGTGGAAGAGACGCCGAAGCCGCCTCAGCCGGAGGGGCCGGCGCTTGATGGGACGGTCTTCGTGGTGGACGACGATGACGCGGTTCGGGAATCAATCGAGTTTCTGATGGACTCGTCAAGTCTGCCGGTCAAGGCGTTCGCCTCGGCGGAGGAATTTCTCAAGGCGATGGAGCCGGGCTGGCGGGGGTGTCTGCTTCTGGACGTGCGCATGCCGGGTATGAGCGGCTTGCAGCTTCAGGGGGTGCTCAACGAGCGCTTGTTCAAGCTTCCGGTCATCATCCTGACGGGTCACGCGGATGTGCCGATGGCGGTGCGAGCGATGCAGGGAGGGGCGTTCGATTTCATCGAGAAGCCCTGCCGCGAAGAGGTGCTGCTGTCGCGCGTGCGGGCGGCGCTTCAGAAGGATGCGGCGGATCAGGAGGAAGTGGTGAGCTTGGGCGATCTGTCGAGCCGGTATCAGACGCTTTCGCCGCGCGAGCAGGAGGTTATGGCCCTGGTGGTCGAAGGGCATCTCAACAAGCAGATCGGACAGATGCTCGGCATCAGCATGAAGACGATCGAAGTCCACCGCGGACGGGTCATGAAGAAGATGGAAGCCCAAAGTCTGGCGGACCTGGTGCGGATGTCGATCCGTCTCAACGGCGGGTCGTGA
- a CDS encoding DUF11 domain-containing protein — translation MKVINLSRIVCAMCLVGMLMLSGCGSAQPMSGEKTSGFPQTSKTIIVDSAHPPVDGAKVVKVYEDGLYGKTELRDDDYHRHADPASPTGWTPWHYRHAPHNWGDMPAKAAPAPVGMNHTTAYFPTAYTGMDGKSGLATVRLDKYAPGEVAVGQEYDYKIVVTNDSSLKLHDVVVTDMMPANFKVASTDPSIEGIKDGKGVWMLGDLDAGESKTITIKGAATEPGQLVDCSTVTFVPYNCIATNVIKPSLQLTKTEPADVMLCERIPVTYVVTNNGTGTARNVMIKDTLPKGLVTETGDNMVSINVGDLAGGESKRYVVTTKPLDTGAYESKAMAMGDGGLKADATAGTKVHEPVLKLTKTGPEKMFIGKEFTYTIKLENTGDAPADDAVITDMVPAGTTYVGASTGGTMAEGKVTWNVGSIAPKGSKEVTVTVKSATPGTFKDTAMAHAKCAKDVSAEASTMVTGIPAILLEVVDVEDPIQVGNNVTYLITVTNQGSAPGTNIKIVADLEDTMQFVSAEGATAGKAAGKVVTFDPLPSLAPKAQAVFKVVVKAVKEGDVRFKVSMNSDQIGRPVEETEATNFFK, via the coding sequence ATGAAAGTGATCAATCTGTCTCGAATCGTGTGTGCAATGTGTCTGGTCGGCATGCTGATGCTCTCGGGCTGCGGGAGCGCTCAGCCGATGTCCGGCGAGAAAACCTCCGGCTTTCCGCAGACGAGCAAGACGATCATCGTCGATTCGGCCCATCCGCCGGTCGACGGCGCGAAGGTCGTCAAGGTTTACGAAGACGGTCTGTACGGCAAGACTGAACTGCGCGATGATGATTACCACCGTCACGCCGACCCCGCCTCGCCGACCGGCTGGACGCCGTGGCACTATCGTCATGCGCCGCACAACTGGGGCGACATGCCCGCCAAGGCCGCCCCGGCGCCCGTCGGCATGAACCACACCACGGCCTACTTCCCGACCGCCTACACCGGCATGGACGGCAAGTCGGGTCTGGCGACGGTTCGCCTGGACAAGTACGCCCCCGGCGAAGTCGCCGTCGGGCAGGAATACGACTACAAGATCGTCGTGACTAACGACAGCAGTCTCAAGCTCCATGACGTCGTCGTCACCGACATGATGCCCGCCAACTTCAAGGTCGCTTCGACCGATCCGTCGATCGAAGGCATCAAGGACGGCAAGGGCGTTTGGATGCTCGGCGACCTCGATGCCGGTGAATCCAAGACGATCACGATCAAGGGCGCGGCCACCGAACCCGGTCAGCTCGTCGATTGCTCGACCGTCACCTTCGTGCCCTACAACTGCATCGCGACGAACGTCATCAAGCCGTCGCTGCAGCTCACCAAGACCGAGCCGGCCGATGTCATGCTCTGCGAGCGCATCCCCGTCACGTATGTGGTCACCAACAACGGCACCGGCACCGCCCGCAATGTCATGATCAAGGACACGCTGCCCAAGGGCCTCGTGACTGAGACGGGCGACAACATGGTCTCGATCAACGTCGGCGATCTGGCCGGCGGCGAGTCCAAGCGCTACGTCGTCACCACCAAGCCGCTCGACACCGGCGCCTACGAAAGCAAGGCGATGGCGATGGGCGACGGCGGACTCAAGGCCGACGCCACCGCGGGCACCAAGGTTCATGAGCCCGTGCTCAAGCTGACGAAGACCGGCCCCGAGAAGATGTTCATCGGCAAGGAATTCACCTACACCATCAAGCTTGAGAACACCGGCGACGCCCCGGCCGATGACGCGGTCATCACCGACATGGTCCCGGCCGGCACGACGTACGTCGGCGCCTCGACCGGCGGCACGATGGCCGAAGGCAAGGTCACCTGGAACGTCGGCTCCATCGCGCCCAAGGGCTCGAAGGAAGTCACCGTGACGGTCAAGTCCGCCACGCCCGGCACGTTCAAGGACACCGCCATGGCGCATGCCAAGTGTGCCAAGGATGTGTCGGCTGAAGCTTCGACGATGGTTACCGGCATCCCGGCCATCCTGCTCGAAGTCGTCGACGTCGAGGACCCGATCCAGGTCGGCAACAACGTGACCTACCTCATCACGGTGACCAACCAGGGCTCGGCCCCCGGCACGAACATCAAGATCGTGGCGGACCTCGAAGACACGATGCAGTTCGTGTCGGCCGAAGGCGCGACCGCCGGCAAGGCCGCCGGTAAGGTCGTCACGTTCGACCCGCTGCCCTCGCTGGCGCCCAAGGCCCAGGCCGTGTTCAAGGTCGTCGTCAAGGCCGTCAAGGAAGGCGACGTCCGATTCAAGGTCTCGATGAACAGCGACCAGATCGGCCGCCCCGTCGAGGAAACCGAAGCCACCAACTTCTTCAAGTAA
- a CDS encoding mechanosensitive ion channel: MPENSDKLWLVINTYLVPAVTALLIAFIGYLAAGWANRMVYASCQRARIDETLAKFFSRMARWAVLLVTGLFVLGKFGIETASFAVVLGAAGLAIGLAFQGTLSNFAAGIMLLIFRPFKVGDVVNVNGQLGKVNEIELFTTSLDTPDNRRIIMPNSAIFGNTIENITHHPHRRADVAVGVDYSADIDKTREVLNAAAASVPGRLDEPAPAVILLDLGASSINWSVRVWAPAADFMTVKEAATRAVKMHLDEAGIGIPFPQMDVHLDGSLIKSESSKA, encoded by the coding sequence ATGCCCGAAAACAGCGATAAGTTGTGGCTCGTGATCAATACGTACCTGGTACCCGCAGTCACCGCGCTGCTCATCGCCTTCATCGGCTATCTCGCCGCCGGCTGGGCCAACCGCATGGTCTACGCCTCCTGTCAGCGCGCCCGGATCGACGAGACGCTCGCCAAATTCTTCTCGCGCATGGCGCGATGGGCGGTGCTGCTGGTCACCGGGCTCTTCGTGCTGGGGAAATTCGGCATCGAAACCGCCAGCTTCGCCGTCGTCCTCGGAGCTGCCGGCCTCGCTATCGGCCTGGCCTTTCAGGGCACGCTCTCCAACTTCGCCGCCGGCATCATGCTCCTGATCTTCCGCCCCTTCAAGGTCGGCGACGTCGTCAACGTCAATGGCCAGCTCGGCAAGGTCAACGAAATCGAGCTGTTCACCACATCGCTCGACACCCCCGACAATCGCCGCATCATCATGCCCAACAGCGCCATCTTCGGCAACACCATCGAGAACATCACGCACCATCCGCACCGTCGGGCGGATGTGGCTGTCGGCGTGGACTACTCGGCGGACATCGACAAGACGCGCGAAGTGCTCAATGCCGCCGCCGCGTCGGTACCGGGCAGACTCGATGAACCCGCCCCGGCCGTGATCCTGCTGGACCTCGGCGCCTCGTCGATCAACTGGTCCGTGCGCGTCTGGGCGCCGGCGGCGGATTTCATGACCGTCAAGGAAGCCGCCACGCGCGCCGTCAAGATGCACCTCGACGAAGCGGGCATCGGCATCCCGTTCCCGCAGATGGATGTGCATCTGGACGGTTCGCTGATCAAGTCCGAGTCATCGAAGGCGTGA
- a CDS encoding efflux RND transporter periplasmic adaptor subunit — protein sequence MNTTGVTLLRRLGPPTMIVMLAIAGCKDKSNQYVAPPPPAVTVSQPVERDLRDFWEFTGTTAAIESVEVRARVKGFIDKVNFEPDSLVKAGQMLYTIDPRPFKAQLEQVTADVDRKQAALDLAQVNYDRIKSMFDKQAASDLEVRQYKANFDMAKADLSLAKAQLDTAQLDLDWSQVRAPIDGRISRNLVDQGALVGADGPTLLATVRNDTRIYVYFNASETDVLEFLRMHPKAREQSAAEREAGRTVYMGLSDEDGYPREGQIESADNAIDANTGTLLLRAVFDNPDRRISPGMFARVRIPRTEGRSLLVPDLAVAFDQRGNYVLVVDAQNKVDRRDVTVGPVVEGFRRIESGLSTDDWVVVNGLQRARPGAAVSPEKKPMEVVLPPSSLAPDVPARTQTPAATPADNPASPDTTDQPAAPADPR from the coding sequence GTGAACACGACTGGGGTCACCCTGCTGCGAAGACTCGGTCCGCCGACGATGATCGTCATGCTCGCCATCGCCGGTTGCAAGGATAAATCCAATCAATACGTCGCGCCGCCGCCGCCGGCGGTGACGGTCTCGCAGCCCGTCGAGCGCGATCTGCGCGACTTCTGGGAATTCACCGGAACCACCGCCGCCATCGAAAGCGTCGAAGTCCGCGCCCGCGTCAAGGGGTTCATCGACAAGGTCAACTTCGAGCCCGACTCGCTCGTCAAAGCCGGTCAGATGCTCTACACCATCGATCCGCGCCCGTTCAAGGCCCAGCTTGAGCAGGTCACCGCCGACGTCGACCGCAAACAGGCGGCCCTCGATCTGGCGCAGGTCAACTACGATCGCATCAAGAGCATGTTCGACAAGCAGGCCGCCAGCGATCTGGAGGTCCGTCAGTACAAGGCGAATTTCGACATGGCCAAAGCGGACCTGTCGCTCGCCAAGGCGCAGCTCGATACGGCGCAGCTCGATCTGGACTGGTCGCAGGTCCGCGCGCCCATCGACGGGCGCATCAGCCGCAATCTCGTCGATCAGGGCGCGCTCGTCGGCGCCGATGGTCCGACGCTGCTGGCGACTGTCCGCAATGATACGCGCATCTACGTTTACTTCAACGCCTCGGAAACCGATGTGCTCGAGTTTCTGCGCATGCACCCCAAAGCCCGCGAGCAGAGCGCCGCGGAGCGCGAAGCGGGGCGCACGGTTTACATGGGCCTCTCCGATGAAGACGGCTATCCGCGCGAGGGGCAGATCGAGTCGGCCGACAACGCCATCGATGCGAACACCGGGACGCTCCTGCTTCGCGCGGTCTTTGACAATCCCGACCGGCGCATCTCCCCGGGCATGTTCGCACGCGTACGCATTCCGCGCACCGAGGGCCGCTCGCTGCTCGTGCCGGATCTGGCCGTCGCATTCGATCAGCGCGGCAACTACGTGCTCGTCGTCGATGCGCAAAACAAGGTCGATCGACGCGATGTGACGGTCGGCCCCGTCGTCGAGGGCTTTCGCCGCATCGAGTCGGGGTTGAGCACCGATGACTGGGTCGTCGTCAACGGCCTTCAGCGCGCCCGCCCCGGCGCCGCGGTCAGCCCTGAAAAGAAACCCATGGAGGTCGTGCTTCCGCCGTCCTCGCTCGCCCCGGACGTCCCCGCGCGGACGCAGACGCCCGCCGCGACACCCGCTGACAATCCCGCTTCGCCCGACACAACCGACCAGCCCGCCGCACCGGCAGATCCCAGGTGA